In Candidatus Poribacteria bacterium, the genomic stretch GAGCAGAGCATGTCATGCTCGTTGACCTCGGACGCAACGACTTGGGGCGTGTTTGCGAATACCACACTGTACGCGTGAGCGAGATGATGGTAATCGAACGGTACTCACATGTGATGCACATCGTCTCACATGTTATCGGAGAATTGCGCGAGGGGCAAACCCCCTACGACGTGATTCGCGCCTGCTTGCCCGCTGGAACGCTATCCGGTGCCCCCAAGATCCGGGCGATGGAGATTATCGATGAACTTGAACCGACGCGGCGGGGACCGTACGGCGGAGCCGTCGGCTACTTCAGTTTCTCTGGCAATGCGGATACTGCAATCACAATCCGCACACTTGTCGTCAAAAATGGTATTGCCTACGTCCAAGCGGGCGGTGGCATCGTCGCAGACTCTGTGCCTGAAACGGAGTACGAGGAAACGGTCAACAAGGCACGAGCGGTCTTAAGAGCAATTGAAATCGCTGAGGCTGGATTAGAGTAGATCCGAGATAAGGACCTACGGAAACGGTTAGGAGAAGAACCCATGATACTTATGATTGACAATTACGACTCATTCACCTACAACCTCGTGCAATATCTCGGTGAGTTGGGAGCGAACCTCGTTGTCCATCGCAACGACAAAATCACACTTGACCAAATCGAAGATCTCGCACCTGAGAAGATTGTCATATCGCCGGGTCCCTGCACACCGCGGGAAGCGGGGATCTCCTGCGATCTGATCCGTCAATTTGCTGGGCGTGTACCCCTTCTCGGCGTTTGCTTGGGGCATCAGTGTATCGGTGATGTGTTTGGCGGTGATGTCGTCCGCGCCGAACGATTGATGCACGGCAAAACGTCAATGATTCACCACAATGACGAACAGATTTTCGACAACCTCGAAAACCCGTTTGAGGCGACACGTTACCATTCCCTCATTGTGAAAAAGGAGACGCTGCCCGATTGCCTTGAACTCACCGCGTGGACAAACCAGGACGAAATTATGGGATTTCGGCACAAGGACTATCCGATCTGGGGGGTACAGTTCCACCCAGAATCGATCTTGACCAGCGAGGGGAAAAAACTGTTGAAGAATTTCCTAGAGGGGTAGAGGATACTAATCACCACTGTCCTCTATTTGGGGTTGCTGAGTAAATCTTCTGTTCATGTCAAGAGAAAATACGGGTAGCTTAGAGAAACCGAGTTTTTTCGGAAAAACTCGGTTTCTCTAGGTGTCTTACACTTTTTTGTATGAGCCCCGTAGGTTGGACACCAATGAGCAAATTATTTTCACGTTTCACGTTTTTAGCCTTTTGCTAAGTTTCCGCTAATAAGGCACAGTTAATAAGGCACAGTGTTATTAACGTTTTTTGCGGGTTCGCGTTAAAGCGTTTGGTAACACCAAAGATATTATCCAATACTAGGGGAAAGAGCTGTCTATTGTAGTCTCGCGTTCAATTTCCTCCATCGTTTCTTGGAAAGATGAATGCAACCGCCTCATTTGTTGCTGTAAATCGCGTAGCTGTTGGCGTAGTTCATTGACCTCATTAAGTGTTCTTTGATCGGCCTGTCTACCGAGACGCTGTTCAATAAGTTGTGGACGATTCAAATGCAACCGATGGATGTAAAATACCCCTTCAGGCGTCTGTCCAACGAGTTGACCGTTTTGCTCTTCGAGAAGATGCAAGTCCAGCGGATCATCAAGCGGGTGAAGCGAATGTGCGGCGCGTGGACTTCGTGCCAATACGCCCCTTTATGTTGGTTACATCGGGTGCAGCAATAAACGACGTTTTCATTATCATCTGTACCGCCATGTCGCCGTGGGCGATGGTGGTCAATTGTCAATGTCGAACCGACATCGACTTCGTGAACGCCACAATATCCGCAACGGGAGGCATATCGTTTGCGCACTTGCTCACGCCGTTGCTCATCCATGTATCACTTCCCTTCAACGGTGAAGGTGAGTTCCTGTCCGGTGAGACGCCAATACTTATCAGCAAGCAATGTACGCTTTGCTCGCAACTGAGCCAGGTATGAACAAGCATCATCTAAGAGTTGTTGCTGCTCATTGATGATATCTTGTAACTGAGCGACGGTTGACTCAAGTTCCGTCTTTTCTTCAAACGCTTTGGTTTGTAACCGTTGACTCCTTTTTCGTGCCGGTTTCAATGCCTCTGCTTCCTCAGCATCCAGTTCCGCGAAAATAGCATTAAGTTCAGTCCGCTCCTGTTCTGTTAGGGTTCCCTCTGCTTCACGGATTTTTAGCGTGTCTAATCGACACTGTCGGTTTGTGTGTTTCATCGCTGTGTTCTCCTTCCAACATATTGAGGTGTTTACGCCGCCAAACCCTCGTTCAACATCTCAAGAATTGTATCCAACGCATCGTCAAACACTTCATACATTTTGAATGTCCCACCCTTTGCTTGAAACGGTATGTTCTCAAAATCATCCATCTCAATACGTAGCGATGTGGCAATATGGTTTTTTATTATTTCCAGCCATGCCAGCTGTTGTGCTTTTTCTTCGGGATCCATATCTTCTTTATCTGCGGTGAGGTGAAATTATTGTGCAAACGTTGCCGTTATTTTACCTGAAGTCTACCACTGATGTCAAATATTGCACCTACTCTATAGGTTCATTTAGTTTTCGGTTTTCTCCCCGTCTGAGTCGGGATTTGGAAATCCCTCCTGCAGAAGAGCTAAATATCCCGCACCCCTAAAAATAAACTGTTGATCTGCTCCCCCATCTATGGTATCTTATAGCAAAATCATCAGATTTTTCAGGCGGACTTCAAGCGTAAGGAGGCATTCGTATGAGTCAAGTCGGAGCCACACCGATTACTGCCCCGGGCTGGACCGGCAAGCCCAAAAATGGCGTCGCAATTGTCGATTGCGATGTCCATCACAACTTTCGTAATCCTGAACAATTATTGCCGTACCTATCAACATTCAATCAGGAGCATCTGCTAGACCAAGGTTTGCATCTGGGTGGGTATCCCAACATCCCAATTCGGACCAACCGCACAGATCTGAAAGGGCGCATGGAGCCCCAAGATCTTCCGGTAAAGAAAAATACCGGCGGCGATCCACGCGATTTCAATTTCACGCTGGAATTTCTGCAAGAGGAACACCTAGATCCTTGGAATATCGACTACGGGCTGCTGACCGGACCCCCGGTGTTTTACGGATATTCGGGACTGCCCGATCCAGATTGGGCTGCCGCACTGTGCCGGGCATTCAACGATTGGACGATCGAACATTGGCTTGACCGCGACGAGCGTATCGTCAACGCCATTCTTGTTTCACCGTCCGACCCCGCCCAAGCGGTAGAAGAAATCAATCGGTTAGCTAACCGCAAGGACACCGCTGCCGTCATGGTGCCAATGGGGACAAGTATGCCCTTCGGTAATCGCTTCTACCATCCCATCTGGGAGGCGTGCGAGCAGCACGGACTGCCGGTGGTTGCCCACATCGGTGGAGGCGGCGGTGCAACCAGAACCACTCCAACCCCAGTTGGCTATCCCACCTACTATATGGAATCGCGGATGAGCCGACCCACCGTCGCGAGTGCACATGCGACGTCATTGATCTGTGAGGGCGTGTTCGAGAAGTTCCCAGATTTCAAGTTTGCCCTCATCGAAGTCCAGCAGCTCTGGGCGGTTTCTGTGATGTGGCATCTGGATACGGACTGGAAAGCAATCCGTGATCAGACCCCATGGCTCAAACGCCTGCCAAGCGAGTATTTCCGCGAGCACATCCGAATCGGTTCACAGCCGATGCACGAGCCGGAAAAACCGGAGCAGATGTACCAAATGTTGGAGATGCTGCACGCAGACGAAACGCTGATATTCTGCTCAGACTTCCCGCACTTCGACTGGAATGATCCGGTGACGACCTTCCCCAAGCTCAATGACGACCTGCACCACCGAATCTTTGCAGGCAATGCACTCGATATGCTCCGGATAGACACAGGAAATTAGCCATGGCAAGCGTTGTTATCGGTAAAGTGGCGGACATCCCACCGGGTGAACGTAAAATCGTCGTACCGTTCCGGGGCAGGGCTGGCATTGGCGTCTTTAACGTCAACGGATCATTCTACGCTGTCCGCAACATCTGTCCGCACAAGAATGGTCCCCTCTGCACCGGCGAACTCAGCGGTCGGGTTAGTACCGATGCACCCGCCTCCACCCCCGGTTCCACAATCTCCGTCGATGGCTTAGGCGAGGTGCTGCGCTGTCCATGGCATCAGTGGGCGTTCGATATTGCGACGGGACGTTGTCTAGTAGATCCAGAGATACGCGCTAAGACCTATCCAGTTAAGATTAAGGGCAATGATGTTGTGGTCGAATATGAAGACTAAAGCGAGATAGAACTTGATAATTAACCGCTGTTCTAACCTAAGTTGCTAGGGCGTGCTGACGTTTAGATCACTAAAGCCCCAGCGGTGTGACATGTGGTATCCTAACGTACGTGGCTAATCCCGTAGGGGTTGGGTTTCCCAACCCGTCGTTTTTTAGCCCCAGCGGGGCGGCATGTTTATAGCTAGCAGAACACACCGAATATCCCAAAGCCCCAGCGGGGCGACATGTGTGTCGTCGTTTTGGTTATTTCTGATAGGTATGTAGGTTATCTAGGTTCTGTTGACATTTGAGAAATTAATGCATCTCCGCTCCGAGAATCTTCGATGGGCAGGCACAAGTTGCTTTGAATCCCGATCCCATCGGGGACCTGCCCCTACATTGGGTGGAGTCCTTGTAGGGGCAACCCTCGTGGTTGCCCTATTGTAGGTCGATTTTCCAAAATCGACATTTGAGTGTCGAGATATGAATCTCGACCTACACAAGCACAGCAAACCGACAATTACCCCGGTGGTTTAGAACAGATGGAACGGAGATCTCCGTTCCCTACGAATGACTCAGTTCTGTGTCGTGGTAGGGGTTTTCGTATGGAACAACTCTCGGAACGGAGGATCGTTGTTCCATACAACTACTGAAAAATGTCAACACGCCCTAGCAACTTGTGTAATTCTAAGAGAGGCAGCGGCATAAGGAGAAAATCATGTCAGGAAGACTAGAAGGTAAAGTTGCAATTGTCACAGGTGGAAACAGCGGTATCGGTAAAACAACCGCTCAATTCTTTGCCCAAGAAGGCGCAAAAGTCGCCATCATGGCAAGAAGGGTAGAGGAGGGAACTCAAGTTCAGGACGCTATAAACAGCGAGGGAGGCGAAGCTACATTCATCCGTTGCGATGTCTCGGACAGTAGTGCTGTTGATTCGGCGGTCGAAGAAGCTGTTTCAAAATACGGTACAATCAATATCCTCTTCAACAATTCCCCAACGAAGGAGATGAAGGTTGGGATCGGGTAATTAACGTCAACTTGTCCGGCACCTTCTACATGTCGCGAGCGGTCTGGCCCCACATGGTGGAGGCAGGCGGCGGTGCTATAGTGAACAATTCATCTATTGCCGCTGTCATCGGATTTAGCAAGAACATGTATGATATAACTGGCGGGACACCGTCGTCCTCATATTATGTGGCAAAAGCAGGTGTTGAGGCTTTTACTCGGTACACATCGAGTATGGGCGGACAGCATAATATTCGGGTCAACTGCGTGCGTCCTGGCCAAATCCTTACCCCGGGGGCAACCGGTGGCAGAGAACATCACTACTTCAAGCCAATTTTCGATCTGTCTCAGATACTCGACGGTCCGGGTTATCCAGAAGATGTAGCAAATTTAGTGCTTTTCCTTGTTGCCGATGAATCCCGGTTCATAACGGGCGAAATCATAAACATCGATGGTGGAACTCCAAGAAAACTGTAAAAAATCGTTCCCATAGGAGAAAACAGTATGCCTCAAATGACAGGAAGTAAATTCATTGCAGATACCGTCCACGGTTACGGAATTACCCAAGCGCTGATGGAGATGGAAAAACTGGGAATCAAACGCGTCCAAACCCACGGGGAAAAAGGGGCAGCATATATGGCAGATGCCTACGCTCGCGTCAAACGCGCACCTAGTCTCTGTATGGCGCAGTCGGTGGGTGCGGTCAATCTCGCCGCTGGGTTACAAGATGCCTACCTCGCCTGCTCCCCGGTCATCGCTATCACCGGTCGGGAGAGTCAAATCAACCAGCAACGCCACGCGTATCAGGAAGTTGATCATATCAATCCGTTTTCGGCGGTGACCAAATATAGCGCCTTTGTCGCTGCGCCGGAACAACTCCCGATCTACCTGCGTCAAGCCTTCCGTTCTGCCACATCCGGCACACCGGGACCCGTACATCTGGATTTCGAAGGTCTCGCCGGTCAGGCGGTTGTGGAACGTGAGGCAGATCTGGAAGTCATCATCGAAGAGCCCTTTACTCAACTCCCACCGTTCCGACCGGAGGCAGAGATTGAAACAGTGAGGGAAGCCCTCCAGCTGCTCGCCAACGCCAACCGTCCCATCATCGTTGCCGGTGGAGGCGTAACTGCTTCAGGAGCGCGTGCCGAACTGATTGCCCTTGCGGAGAAACTCTCCATTCCGGTTGCCACTGCTCTCAATGCTAAAGCGATGTTCCCCCACGACCATCCGTTGGCGGTCGGCGTCCCCGGTTCATACTCGCGAGATTGTGCG encodes the following:
- the pabA gene encoding aminodeoxychorismate/anthranilate synthase component II; translation: MILMIDNYDSFTYNLVQYLGELGANLVVHRNDKITLDQIEDLAPEKIVISPGPCTPREAGISCDLIRQFAGRVPLLGVCLGHQCIGDVFGGDVVRAERLMHGKTSMIHHNDEQIFDNLENPFEATRYHSLIVKKETLPDCLELTAWTNQDEIMGFRHKDYPIWGVQFHPESILTSEGKKLLKNFLEG
- a CDS encoding Rieske (2Fe-2S) protein; the protein is MASVVIGKVADIPPGERKIVVPFRGRAGIGVFNVNGSFYAVRNICPHKNGPLCTGELSGRVSTDAPASTPGSTISVDGLGEVLRCPWHQWAFDIATGRCLVDPEIRAKTYPVKIKGNDVVVEYED
- a CDS encoding amidohydrolase family protein, coding for MSQVGATPITAPGWTGKPKNGVAIVDCDVHHNFRNPEQLLPYLSTFNQEHLLDQGLHLGGYPNIPIRTNRTDLKGRMEPQDLPVKKNTGGDPRDFNFTLEFLQEEHLDPWNIDYGLLTGPPVFYGYSGLPDPDWAAALCRAFNDWTIEHWLDRDERIVNAILVSPSDPAQAVEEINRLANRKDTAAVMVPMGTSMPFGNRFYHPIWEACEQHGLPVVAHIGGGGGATRTTPTPVGYPTYYMESRMSRPTVASAHATSLICEGVFEKFPDFKFALIEVQQLWAVSVMWHLDTDWKAIRDQTPWLKRLPSEYFREHIRIGSQPMHEPEKPEQMYQMLEMLHADETLIFCSDFPHFDWNDPVTTFPKLNDDLHHRIFAGNALDMLRIDTGN
- a CDS encoding HNH endonuclease — protein: MDEQRREQVRKRYASRCGYCGVHEVDVGSTLTIDHHRPRRHGGTDDNENVVYCCTRCNQHKGAYWHEVHAPHIRFTRLMIRWTCIFSKSKTVNSLDRRLKGYFTSIGCI
- a CDS encoding thiamine pyrophosphate-binding protein — encoded protein: MPQMTGSKFIADTVHGYGITQALMEMEKLGIKRVQTHGEKGAAYMADAYARVKRAPSLCMAQSVGAVNLAAGLQDAYLACSPVIAITGRESQINQQRHAYQEVDHINPFSAVTKYSAFVAAPEQLPIYLRQAFRSATSGTPGPVHLDFEGLAGQAVVEREADLEVIIEEPFTQLPPFRPEAEIETVREALQLLANANRPIIVAGGGVTASGARAELIALAEKLSIPVATALNAKAMFPHDHPLAVGVPGSYSRDCANQAVCEADLVFFIGSHTGGQVTNGYSIPPQGTPVIQLDINPEELGRNYSIQLGMQGDIRNSLRRMIDGAETAEPRTEWINRVQELVQNWKESVSDMANSEIVPMRPERLCKELTDLLPSDAILVSDTGHSGVWTGTMLDLKHPDQIFGGCLRRWVPNVLNPIDPYSASPATAVSGIIWGIWRPR